In a genomic window of Bacillota bacterium:
- a CDS encoding riboflavin synthase, with protein sequence MFTGIIEELGTTKSIRRAGKDFVIEIEAPSLVPELAIGDSVAVNGVCLTVTAKSDTSFTVDVMPETVAKTDLGELRVGEKVNLERALTLSARLGGHIVAGHVDAVGTIKSKVAEKNALLIKITAPESVTRYLIDRGSIAIDGISLTVMDYGDDYVSVSIIPHTAKVTTLGFKEPGDKVNLESDLIGKYVEKFLSKEKEKKSGLTMEKLRDFGFA encoded by the coding sequence ATGTTTACAGGCATAATCGAAGAGCTTGGAACTACAAAATCAATAAGAAGAGCTGGGAAAGACTTTGTTATAGAAATAGAGGCCCCCTCGCTCGTTCCAGAGCTTGCAATTGGGGATTCAGTTGCAGTAAATGGGGTCTGCCTTACGGTTACAGCTAAGTCGGACACAAGCTTTACAGTTGATGTAATGCCCGAAACGGTTGCAAAAACCGACTTAGGCGAATTAAGGGTAGGTGAGAAAGTCAACTTAGAGCGTGCACTTACCTTATCGGCACGGCTTGGTGGGCATATAGTTGCAGGCCATGTCGATGCTGTCGGTACGATCAAGTCCAAAGTTGCCGAGAAAAATGCGCTTCTTATTAAGATAACAGCACCCGAGTCAGTAACCCGCTATCTAATTGACAGGGGTTCGATAGCTATTGACGGTATCAGCCTTACCGTTATGGATTATGGCGATGATTATGTATCTGTGTCGATCATCCCTCATACGGCAAAGGTTACGACTCTGGGCTTTAAAGAACCGGGCGATAAGGTCAACCTCGAGTCGGATTTGATTGGCAAATACGTCGAGAAGTTCTTAAGCAAAGAAAAGGAAAAGAAATCCGGCCTTACAATGGAGAAACTACGTGATTTTGGATTCGCATAA
- the rpe gene encoding ribulose-phosphate 3-epimerase: protein MDREILIAPSILSADFSCLVDDVAKATEGGADLLHVDVMDGHFVPNITIGPLVVESLRRKTSLPLDVHLMIESPERYIDRFIEAGASWISFHVEATNHAHRVIQRIKEYPGIKAGLALNPATPVTHLHYLLEDLDFVVVMSVNPGFGGQKFIPSALDKIEVVRHMIDSKGLDVKIQVDGGISEKNADRVVLKGADILVAGSAVFGTKDIPQAVRGIRKAASI, encoded by the coding sequence ATGGACAGAGAAATACTTATAGCCCCGTCGATATTATCAGCGGATTTTTCTTGTTTAGTCGATGATGTTGCGAAAGCAACAGAAGGCGGGGCGGATTTACTCCATGTCGATGTCATGGACGGGCATTTTGTGCCAAATATTACCATAGGCCCACTGGTGGTAGAGTCGCTGAGGAGAAAAACGTCTCTGCCGCTTGATGTTCATCTGATGATTGAGAGCCCTGAGAGATACATCGACCGGTTCATCGAGGCCGGTGCGTCCTGGATTTCGTTCCATGTAGAGGCTACAAACCATGCGCATCGTGTTATCCAGAGGATTAAGGAATATCCGGGTATAAAGGCCGGTCTTGCCTTAAATCCTGCAACACCGGTAACGCACCTGCATTACCTGCTTGAGGATCTAGATTTTGTTGTCGTGATGTCGGTAAACCCTGGTTTTGGCGGCCAGAAGTTTATTCCCAGTGCACTCGATAAGATTGAGGTCGTTCGCCACATGATAGATTCCAAAGGACTTGATGTAAAAATCCAGGTAGATGGCGGTATTTCTGAGAAGAACGCAGATAGGGTCGTCCTAAAAGGGGCGGATATACTTGTGGCAGGTTCTGCAGTATTCGGTACCAAAGATATACCCCAGGCGGTAAGGGGTATCCGCAAAGCCGCGTCTATTTAG
- a CDS encoding phosphomannose isomerase type II C-terminal cupin domain, producing the protein MKVEKPWGFYKQYAHNKTCSVKLLTLNPGQETSLHWHNLRSDAWVVLDGGVRVQIGEELHDAKIGEEFFIPSGTVHRLMSIGKSPARVLEIAFGYNSEDDNHRLADDYGRELEL; encoded by the coding sequence ATGAAAGTAGAAAAGCCGTGGGGGTTTTACAAGCAGTATGCTCACAACAAGACTTGCTCAGTAAAACTCCTAACCCTGAATCCTGGTCAGGAAACAAGCCTTCACTGGCATAACTTAAGAAGCGATGCCTGGGTTGTACTTGATGGCGGTGTAAGGGTTCAGATAGGTGAGGAGCTTCACGACGCGAAGATAGGCGAGGAGTTTTTTATTCCGTCCGGTACCGTCCACAGATTAATGTCCATAGGCAAGAGCCCGGCTCGAGTCCTGGAGATAGCTTTTGGCTACAATAGCGAGGACGACAATCATCGCTTGGCGGACGACTACGGTCGGGAATTAGAGCTTTAA
- a CDS encoding RrF2 family transcriptional regulator — protein sequence MKMSTRGRYGTRAMLDIALNYEKGPVSLKDMAERQEISVKYLEQLIPPLKAVGLIRSIRGAGGGYTLTRHPSQINLLEIMQALERISPVDCLDSPDVCPRVKQCATYDVWKEIQDSTNKILSSITLADMIERQKAKME from the coding sequence ATGAAAATGTCAACCAGAGGGCGTTATGGTACAAGGGCAATGCTGGACATTGCGCTAAACTATGAGAAAGGCCCGGTCTCATTGAAAGACATGGCCGAGAGGCAAGAGATCTCGGTTAAATATTTGGAGCAGTTGATTCCGCCATTAAAAGCCGTCGGACTTATTAGAAGCATTCGCGGGGCTGGTGGAGGCTATACTTTAACGAGGCATCCGAGTCAAATCAATCTTTTAGAAATTATGCAGGCTTTGGAGAGGATATCTCCCGTAGACTGCTTAGACTCGCCGGATGTGTGTCCTCGAGTCAAGCAGTGCGCTACCTATGATGTGTGGAAAGAGATACAGGACTCGACAAATAAAATTTTAAGTTCCATAACTCTGGCGGATATGATCGAGCGCCAGAAGGCAAAAATGGAATAG
- the def gene encoding peptide deformylase produces the protein MAVLPIRSFPDPVLKEKTKPVEKIDGEINLLIKNMADTMYAAPGVGLAANQVGVVKRVMVVDTSDKHQELRVYINPEITWYSDEIEEDEEGCLSIFPSEIQVVVPRSVKIRFKAINEKGEPVEFEADGLLARALQHEVDHLNGVLILDRTTPEERRRALKLLAEKRPLA, from the coding sequence GTGGCAGTTTTGCCGATTAGAAGTTTTCCAGATCCGGTATTAAAGGAAAAAACAAAACCGGTTGAAAAAATAGACGGTGAAATAAATCTGCTTATAAAAAATATGGCTGATACGATGTATGCTGCGCCTGGAGTCGGGCTTGCCGCAAACCAGGTGGGTGTAGTAAAGCGCGTTATGGTTGTAGATACCAGTGACAAACACCAGGAGCTTAGGGTCTACATTAACCCTGAAATAACCTGGTATAGCGATGAAATAGAGGAAGATGAAGAGGGTTGCCTTAGTATTTTCCCAAGCGAAATACAAGTAGTGGTTCCCCGTTCAGTAAAAATCAGGTTCAAGGCTATAAATGAAAAGGGAGAACCTGTTGAATTCGAGGCTGATGGACTTCTTGCGCGAGCATTGCAACACGAAGTGGATCACCTAAACGGCGTCCTTATATTAGATAGGACTACCCCTGAGGAGAGGCGGCGCGCACTAAAACTACTTGCCGAGAAAAGACCGTTAGCGTAG
- a CDS encoding tetratricopeptide repeat protein, whose amino-acid sequence MGTIDDQSKDYLERLGSVFLQAGQYEDAAAAFDNALDIDPDNDSAWYLKGVSLTALGRYEEALLAYDKAIEINPSGAHVWNAIGITLRLLEKFNEAISYFDKAIDLDPNVFAIWFNQGDLFGELGKYEQALYCYNKALELKSDSIPAWRNKGMCMAALGRYREAISCFNKVLQLDPSDQDAISRRKHLLAILRDQSQAS is encoded by the coding sequence ATGGGAACAATCGATGACCAGAGCAAGGATTATCTTGAGAGGCTAGGAAGTGTCTTTTTGCAGGCAGGTCAATACGAAGACGCGGCTGCTGCTTTTGATAACGCTCTTGATATTGATCCGGATAATGACTCAGCTTGGTATCTTAAGGGCGTTTCTCTAACGGCTCTTGGCAGATATGAGGAAGCGTTGCTGGCTTATGACAAGGCTATTGAAATTAATCCTAGTGGAGCGCATGTTTGGAATGCTATAGGTATCACACTAAGGTTACTTGAGAAATTCAATGAAGCGATTAGCTACTTTGATAAGGCTATTGATCTAGATCCGAATGTTTTTGCAATTTGGTTCAATCAGGGCGACCTTTTTGGAGAGCTTGGTAAGTATGAGCAAGCTCTTTATTGCTACAATAAGGCATTGGAATTGAAAAGCGATAGTATACCTGCATGGCGCAATAAAGGCATGTGTATGGCCGCATTGGGACGATATAGAGAGGCTATCAGCTGCTTTAACAAAGTGCTTCAGCTTGACCCATCCGATCAGGACGCTATATCCAGGAGGAAGCATTTGCTCGCAATACTAAGAGACCAATCCCAGGCAAGCTAA
- the rsmB gene encoding 16S rRNA (cytosine(967)-C(5))-methyltransferase RsmB — translation MNDKSSREIALEVIHRVTKGGAYANILLPKKLAQSRLDKRDRAFVTELTYGTLRALGTLDWIIKQFSKQKLDKIPDLVLDLLRMSIYQIIYMDVPDHAAVNEAVVIAKSYFHPGISKFVNGVLRAIARGQDKIPWPRKDKDPARYISLKYFHPLWLVKMWIEDFGVDETQALCKANNRPPKLTVRVNMLKTTPEKLTEIFEKAGWEVNPGKYLEEALVVNGVGDLSSLPQYKKGYFYVQDESSMIISHVVDPQPGETILDIAAAPGGKTTHIAELMENNGQILSVDINPNRVNLMRENIRRMGASIAQAIRADATKLKPVIKKPVDRVLCDVPCSGLGVLARRPDARWTKNPEQIEELSSLQTKMLTSVADFVKPGGVLVYSVCTIDKPETRLVVERFLRIREDFYVDDVAPYLPESLRSDVRDGTIQLMPNRHGIDGLFIARLRRIA, via the coding sequence ATTAATGACAAATCGTCTCGAGAGATTGCATTAGAAGTCATTCATCGTGTCACTAAAGGTGGCGCGTATGCTAACATCCTTTTGCCCAAGAAACTTGCGCAAAGCAGGCTTGATAAAAGAGACAGGGCTTTTGTTACTGAGCTTACCTATGGCACTTTAAGAGCACTTGGGACGCTTGATTGGATTATAAAGCAGTTCTCAAAGCAAAAACTCGATAAAATCCCTGACCTAGTCCTTGATTTACTGCGCATGTCTATCTACCAGATTATATACATGGATGTTCCCGACCATGCTGCGGTAAATGAGGCTGTTGTTATAGCAAAGAGCTATTTTCATCCCGGCATATCAAAGTTTGTAAATGGGGTTTTGCGGGCCATCGCTCGCGGGCAGGACAAAATTCCCTGGCCCAGGAAGGATAAAGACCCAGCCAGGTACATCTCACTGAAGTACTTTCATCCCCTATGGTTGGTTAAGATGTGGATTGAGGATTTTGGTGTTGATGAGACCCAGGCTCTTTGTAAAGCAAATAACCGTCCTCCGAAATTAACTGTCCGGGTAAACATGTTAAAGACCACGCCTGAGAAGCTAACCGAGATATTTGAGAAGGCGGGATGGGAAGTCAACCCAGGTAAGTATCTGGAAGAAGCTCTTGTTGTAAATGGTGTGGGTGATTTAAGCAGCCTGCCTCAGTACAAGAAAGGCTATTTCTACGTGCAGGATGAGAGTTCTATGATAATAAGTCATGTCGTTGACCCACAGCCAGGTGAAACTATATTGGATATCGCCGCGGCACCCGGCGGAAAAACAACTCACATAGCAGAGCTTATGGAAAATAATGGGCAGATTCTATCGGTTGATATTAACCCAAACCGTGTCAACTTGATGAGAGAAAATATCCGGCGTATGGGGGCAAGTATCGCCCAGGCTATCAGAGCAGATGCAACAAAACTTAAGCCGGTAATAAAGAAGCCGGTCGATAGGGTTCTATGCGATGTACCGTGTTCAGGTTTGGGTGTGCTTGCCAGGAGACCTGATGCCAGATGGACAAAAAACCCTGAGCAAATCGAAGAACTCTCAAGCCTGCAAACTAAGATGCTAACTTCCGTTGCTGATTTTGTAAAGCCAGGCGGTGTTCTCGTCTACTCTGTCTGCACAATAGACAAGCCGGAAACCCGGCTTGTCGTTGAGAGATTCTTAAGGATAAGGGAGGACTTTTACGTTGACGATGTCGCCCCCTACCTGCCAGAGTCCCTTCGAAGCGATGTGCGTGACGGCACTATCCAACTCATGCCGAATCGCCATGGCATAGACGGACTATTTATAGCAAGGCTGAGAAGGATAGCTTGA
- the ribD gene encoding bifunctional diaminohydroxyphosphoribosylaminopyrimidine deaminase/5-amino-6-(5-phosphoribosylamino)uracil reductase RibD: MTGSFGLSFYEAHMRRAIELAEQGRGTTSPNPMVGAVIIKDDRVIAEGYHKKAGEPHAEINALNNATEDVAGATMVVSLEPCNHYGKTPPCTEAIISAGISKVIVGMIDPNPKCAGSGIKRLRDAGIKVEYGILSEQVAKQNEVFIKYITTHRPFVTVKAAISMDGKIAESPGTATAITGNDARQSVHELRNESDAIMVGIGTVLADDPLLNTRLDRVGTKNPIRIIVDSAAKIPLESKIVQTASEIKTIVATTMAAPAKNIKALREKGVEVIEIDSWNGKVDLEVLMEELANREISSIIVEGGGKLIASLVKADLVDKYLIYVAPKLIGEQGVDFVGGNLSSIIDLRIRYVGTIGEDIFIQAYPSSRRQAALLNEARAIQAAVSKQGII; encoded by the coding sequence ATGACGGGGAGTTTTGGTCTTTCATTTTATGAGGCGCATATGCGCAGAGCGATTGAACTTGCTGAGCAGGGGCGGGGAACAACCAGCCCAAATCCGATGGTGGGAGCGGTAATTATCAAGGACGACCGGGTAATAGCTGAAGGCTATCACAAGAAGGCGGGAGAGCCGCATGCCGAGATAAATGCTCTAAATAATGCGACCGAAGATGTGGCAGGCGCGACAATGGTGGTCTCCCTTGAGCCATGCAACCATTACGGGAAAACCCCTCCCTGCACAGAGGCAATTATAAGTGCAGGTATAAGCAAGGTTATAGTTGGGATGATCGATCCTAACCCTAAATGCGCAGGTAGCGGAATCAAAAGATTAAGGGATGCGGGTATAAAGGTTGAGTATGGTATTCTTTCAGAACAGGTTGCAAAGCAGAACGAAGTCTTCATAAAATACATTACAACCCACAGGCCGTTTGTAACAGTAAAGGCGGCAATCAGCATGGACGGCAAGATTGCCGAATCACCTGGAACAGCTACCGCTATAACCGGAAACGATGCAAGGCAAAGCGTACATGAACTCAGGAATGAGAGCGATGCGATTATGGTAGGCATCGGAACGGTTCTGGCTGATGATCCCCTACTAAATACAAGGCTGGACCGTGTGGGCACTAAGAATCCGATTCGGATTATTGTTGATTCGGCGGCAAAAATTCCGCTTGAGAGCAAGATTGTGCAAACAGCTTCCGAGATAAAGACAATTGTTGCAACCACAATGGCGGCCCCCGCAAAGAATATAAAAGCCTTAAGGGAAAAAGGCGTTGAGGTAATTGAAATCGACTCTTGGAACGGCAAGGTAGACCTCGAAGTACTAATGGAGGAGCTTGCCAATCGTGAGATATCAAGCATAATTGTCGAGGGTGGGGGTAAACTTATTGCTTCTCTTGTTAAAGCTGACCTGGTGGATAAGTACTTAATATATGTAGCGCCGAAGCTGATTGGTGAGCAGGGCGTCGATTTCGTAGGTGGTAATTTAAGCTCGATTATAGACTTGAGAATCCGTTATGTTGGCACAATCGGTGAAGATATATTTATACAGGCGTACCCAAGCAGTCGCAGGCAGGCGGCGTTGCTAAACGAAGCTCGAGCCATCCAGGCGGCTGTCTCTAAACAAGGCATTATTTGA
- the gltX gene encoding glutamate--tRNA ligase, producing MDKIRVRFAPSPTGYLHIGGARTALFNWLFARHHDGVFILRIEDTDRERSTEEAIHAIIEAMDWLGLSWDEGPFRQMDRLDRYREEAERLLTEGKAYKCYCTPEELEERRKAAIERKETWKYDRRCLTLTEKERMACELEGRKPVIRFNCPDFGETLINDLVKGPVVFENANLDDFIMVRADGIPTYNFAVVIDDHDMDITHVIRGDDHLSNTPRQVLLYQALGYSVPEFGHLPMILGPDKTRLSKRHGATAVEAYRDEGYLPQALINYLALLGWGYGDQTIFSIDELIHKFSLDGVGKSPAVFDPAKLEWMNGVYIRELPIDVLAKMIKPFMVKAGLIPASGVEQPEDITYMQKSERGLDLSKYDDNWFRRLAEITQERLTKLSDIIGLSDFFFRRVEYQPEAVQKVLKKEGVPEVLQKVIETLSDSFDFYSEEIEKRLRGLVEQQGLKPKLVFQPIRVAITGRTVSPPLFETIELLGRDATLERIGEALHVLEISDD from the coding sequence ATGGACAAAATAAGGGTACGCTTTGCGCCCAGCCCGACCGGCTATTTACATATTGGCGGGGCGCGAACTGCACTTTTTAATTGGCTTTTTGCGCGCCACCACGATGGCGTTTTTATTTTGCGAATTGAAGATACGGATCGTGAGCGGTCTACTGAAGAGGCGATCCATGCCATCATTGAAGCAATGGATTGGCTTGGCCTCAGCTGGGATGAAGGACCATTCAGGCAAATGGATAGACTTGACCGCTACCGCGAAGAAGCAGAACGCCTGCTCACAGAAGGGAAAGCTTACAAGTGTTATTGCACTCCCGAGGAACTTGAGGAGAGAAGAAAAGCTGCCATAGAGCGAAAAGAAACATGGAAGTATGATCGGCGCTGTCTTACTCTAACTGAGAAGGAACGAATGGCTTGTGAACTTGAAGGCAGAAAGCCGGTTATCCGATTCAACTGCCCTGATTTTGGTGAAACTCTGATAAACGATCTCGTAAAAGGCCCTGTCGTATTTGAAAACGCGAACTTAGACGATTTTATTATGGTGAGAGCTGATGGCATTCCCACTTACAATTTTGCAGTCGTTATTGACGATCATGACATGGATATAACCCATGTTATAAGGGGAGATGATCACCTCTCAAATACTCCTCGACAGGTTCTTCTTTATCAGGCTTTGGGTTATAGTGTTCCCGAATTTGGGCATTTGCCGATGATATTGGGTCCGGATAAAACACGCCTCAGCAAGCGGCATGGAGCAACTGCGGTCGAGGCCTATCGGGATGAGGGATATCTGCCACAAGCTCTAATAAATTATCTTGCCCTTTTAGGGTGGGGGTATGGGGACCAGACCATTTTTAGCATTGATGAACTGATACATAAGTTTAGTCTGGATGGTGTAGGCAAATCTCCTGCGGTTTTTGATCCCGCGAAACTCGAATGGATGAATGGCGTATATATTCGGGAGTTGCCTATTGATGTTCTTGCCAAAATGATCAAGCCGTTTATGGTTAAAGCGGGTCTGATACCGGCCTCCGGTGTGGAGCAGCCAGAAGATATAACCTATATGCAGAAATCTGAACGGGGACTTGATCTCAGTAAATATGATGATAATTGGTTTAGGAGGCTTGCTGAGATTACTCAAGAGAGGCTGACTAAGCTTAGCGATATCATAGGGCTTAGCGATTTCTTTTTTCGCCGCGTTGAATACCAACCCGAAGCGGTACAAAAGGTACTCAAAAAGGAAGGTGTTCCCGAGGTTTTGCAGAAGGTAATAGAGACCCTTTCAGATTCCTTTGATTTTTATTCTGAAGAGATCGAAAAGAGGCTTCGCGGGCTTGTTGAGCAACAGGGCCTGAAACCCAAACTTGTATTTCAGCCCATAAGGGTAGCAATTACCGGCCGTACCGTAAGCCCGCCACTTTTTGAAACAATCGAGCTTTTAGGCCGCGATGCTACACTTGAGCGAATCGGCGAGGCGCTACATGTGCTAGAAATAAGCGACGATTAA
- a CDS encoding bifunctional 3,4-dihydroxy-2-butanone-4-phosphate synthase/GTP cyclohydrolase II — translation MLDRIEDAIEDIRNGKIIIVVDDEDRENEGDFVMAAEKVTPEAINFMAKNGRGLICMPCIPERLDELGIRPMVQNNTSEQGTAFTVSIGAKGKITTGISARDRAVTIQTVVDPKSRPEDISMPGHVFPLRAKRGGVLERAGHTETAVDLARLAGLFPAGVICEIMNEDGTMARLPQLRKVADKFGLKLVSVADLIAYRRKTEKLVERVAEVNLPTSYGVFKAIGYRCSLDGKEYFALVKGDVEGKENVLVRVHSECLTGDIFHSLRCDCGDQLEAALRMIDEEGQGVLLYILGHEGRGIGLLNKLRAYELQENGRDTVQANNELGFPADLRDYGMGAQILADLGLSSIRLMTNNPKKIVGLEGYGLKIVERVPLEVKPTEYNIHYLQTKKDKMNHMLEDVQGPELGKQGPGKPEHIITV, via the coding sequence ATGTTGGATAGGATTGAGGATGCGATAGAAGATATACGAAATGGCAAGATAATAATCGTTGTCGACGATGAGGATAGAGAGAACGAGGGCGATTTTGTAATGGCTGCCGAGAAAGTCACGCCTGAGGCGATAAACTTTATGGCAAAGAATGGCAGGGGACTTATCTGCATGCCATGCATCCCTGAGAGGCTAGATGAGCTGGGCATCCGGCCGATGGTTCAGAATAATACGTCAGAGCAAGGAACGGCGTTTACTGTGTCGATTGGCGCCAAAGGAAAGATTACAACCGGTATATCTGCAAGAGACAGGGCAGTTACTATCCAAACGGTAGTTGATCCTAAGAGTAGACCCGAGGATATCTCTATGCCCGGACATGTCTTCCCTCTCAGGGCTAAGAGAGGTGGCGTACTCGAGCGGGCTGGACATACAGAGACGGCTGTTGACCTGGCGAGGCTTGCAGGCCTTTTCCCCGCCGGCGTAATCTGCGAGATTATGAACGAAGACGGTACAATGGCGAGGCTTCCTCAGCTAAGGAAGGTAGCGGACAAATTCGGCTTAAAACTTGTAAGTGTGGCTGATTTGATCGCATATAGGAGAAAGACCGAGAAGCTAGTGGAGCGCGTTGCAGAGGTGAATCTACCAACCAGTTATGGTGTTTTTAAGGCGATAGGTTATCGCTGCTCACTTGATGGTAAAGAATATTTCGCTCTAGTTAAAGGAGATGTGGAAGGTAAAGAAAATGTGCTTGTAAGGGTCCACTCTGAGTGTCTTACGGGGGATATCTTCCATTCGCTGCGCTGCGACTGTGGTGACCAGCTTGAAGCTGCTCTAAGGATGATCGATGAAGAAGGGCAAGGAGTTCTGCTTTATATCCTAGGGCATGAAGGACGGGGAATCGGTCTTTTAAATAAGCTAAGAGCTTATGAACTGCAGGAGAACGGCAGGGATACCGTTCAGGCAAATAACGAACTTGGCTTTCCTGCTGACTTAAGGGATTATGGGATGGGTGCGCAAATACTCGCAGACCTTGGCTTAAGCTCAATACGGCTTATGACCAACAACCCCAAAAAGATAGTAGGCTTAGAAGGCTATGGTTTGAAAATAGTGGAGAGGGTTCCTTTGGAGGTAAAACCTACCGAATACAACATCCACTATCTGCAGACCAAGAAAGATAAAATGAATCATATGTTGGAAGATGTACAGGGCCCCGAGCTTGGGAAGCAGGGTCCAGGCAAACCTGAGCATATTATTACGGTGTAG
- the fmt gene encoding methionyl-tRNA formyltransferase has translation MRVFFMGTPQLAVPVLKSIIQSKHEVVLVVTQPDKPVGRQLKIGASPIKLLALSEGLPVIQPVTMKDEDFRKKLEELKPDIGVVFAYGKILPQWLLDLPRHGVINVHASLLPRWRGAAPIQRAIMAGDKVTGTTIMQVVKELDAGDILLQKEIEISPQDTAETLALRISDASAVLMVEALDRIEAGTITPRKQEESGITYAEKITDADLEINWDNSADNIINQIRGLNPKPGAHTHFDETLLKVWWVAKAPEIKKQGEPGTIVHIDKHNGPYVATTTDALLLVEVQPANRKKMGGAEFIRGYRLKVGDKLGFRGQGPGARV, from the coding sequence ATGCGCGTATTTTTTATGGGCACCCCGCAATTAGCGGTCCCGGTATTAAAAAGCATTATACAATCAAAACATGAAGTTGTCCTTGTCGTAACACAGCCTGATAAACCAGTTGGGCGCCAGCTGAAAATAGGTGCTTCTCCGATAAAGCTTCTTGCCTTGTCTGAGGGGCTTCCAGTTATTCAGCCTGTTACAATGAAGGACGAGGACTTCCGTAAAAAGTTGGAAGAGCTAAAGCCCGATATTGGTGTCGTATTTGCCTATGGCAAGATCCTGCCGCAATGGCTTCTTGACCTTCCAAGACATGGCGTTATAAATGTACATGCCTCGCTTCTTCCGAGGTGGAGGGGTGCAGCTCCGATTCAGAGAGCTATTATGGCTGGCGATAAGGTAACGGGTACGACAATCATGCAGGTCGTCAAGGAGTTGGATGCAGGGGATATCTTGCTTCAAAAGGAGATAGAAATTTCACCGCAAGATACCGCGGAGACGCTGGCTTTGCGAATATCTGATGCTTCAGCTGTGCTAATGGTAGAAGCGTTAGATAGAATAGAAGCTGGAACGATAACCCCGCGCAAGCAAGAGGAATCAGGTATTACCTATGCCGAGAAGATAACTGATGCAGACCTTGAGATTAACTGGGATAATTCTGCTGATAATATCATCAACCAAATAAGAGGATTAAATCCAAAACCGGGTGCACATACACACTTCGATGAAACTCTTCTTAAGGTTTGGTGGGTAGCAAAGGCGCCCGAGATAAAAAAACAAGGAGAGCCTGGCACGATAGTTCATATAGATAAACACAATGGCCCCTATGTTGCAACTACAACCGATGCCCTGTTGCTTGTTGAGGTCCAGCCTGCCAACAGGAAGAAAATGGGCGGTGCTGAGTTTATCCGCGGCTACCGGCTCAAAGTCGGAGACAAGTTAGGGTTCAGGGGCCAAGGTCCAGGGGCCAGGGTTTAA
- the ribE gene encoding 6,7-dimethyl-8-ribityllumazine synthase, with product MQTYEGNLIAKDLKFGIVVGRFNEFIGSRLLDGALDALKRHGADDDAVHVAWTPGSFEIPLAAKKMAESGRYDAIICLGAVIRGSTPHFDYVAGEVAKGIAKINLDHGVPVIFGIVTTDSIEQAIERAGTKNGNKGWQAAVAAIEMANLIKAI from the coding sequence ATGCAAACCTACGAAGGAAATTTGATTGCAAAGGATTTGAAGTTTGGCATTGTTGTTGGCCGTTTTAACGAGTTTATCGGAAGTAGATTGCTTGATGGGGCTTTAGATGCTCTAAAGAGGCATGGTGCGGATGATGATGCGGTGCACGTGGCGTGGACGCCTGGATCTTTTGAGATTCCGCTTGCTGCCAAGAAAATGGCTGAGAGCGGCCGCTATGATGCCATCATCTGTCTTGGAGCTGTTATCAGAGGCTCGACTCCACACTTTGATTATGTTGCTGGCGAGGTCGCCAAGGGAATAGCTAAGATAAATCTTGACCACGGAGTGCCCGTGATCTTTGGGATTGTAACCACTGATAGCATAGAGCAGGCGATAGAGCGGGCGGGCACCAAAAATGGAAACAAAGGTTGGCAGGCTGCAGTGGCTGCTATCGAGATGGCTAATCTAATAAAAGCGATATAG